DNA from Maniola hyperantus chromosome 28, iAphHyp1.2, whole genome shotgun sequence:
CTCACAAAGTCCCTCGTCCTATAAATGTTGAATGTTTATTAATGTTTGTGTTTAGTCCATATTGtagatttttatgtaaatatatagaatataataaaattaaattgtaaatattattgtgTTTGTCTCCAACTAATGTTTTAAATCTAATAGACAACTAatcatttgtgtttttttttctaggttaaggactaacaaactaacaaactaccaaaaaaaaaaaaaaaaatttaactattttgtaGATATTCAAAATTTAACTGTACAACAGCTCTCACCGAACAATCTCCTtcgtgccttctccataaacgtgacactggcgaaacactctgtgcccagctggcacacctaaaagccaataattgggaattgaattgaattacaaTGTTACgaccgcaatcacctctgattggttgacggtTGCTCACTATAATTCGTCATATAtgatatcagtcagtcactagTGTTGCGCATTCCTTCAAATAAGTCATCGATAAATATAAGAACTAAGTAACATTCTGCTTTTTATATATAAGAGAAAATATTCAAGTAACATCCTACAAGATGTGTTTCATATTTCAGAAGACACCTGTGGCTTCGTATTGTCGGTCGACAAGATCTTATCGCGAAACTAGATGACGCTAAGAGCAGACAGCGACATAGGATTTGTGAATTTCACTTCGATTCCAATTgtattacaaaagaaaaaactaAAAGACGTTTAACAGATAACGCGATCCCCATGCTGAATATACCCGTATCGTTTATTGGTGCGAGTCAAAGAGACCTGGAAAGGGAAGTAAGAACCGCATAATTAATAATCTATAGGCATATAgactgtaaccagaacgctagcaaaaacttggcgttactattatactatctaaacacaatccaacaccaataaccatttgccttatcttgtaattttagtgatttagtatttttcaaacccgcaatgtattgcgtgcaaactcgggtcaatgccctgcctacgacgcggcattgactccgttAGTTAAACTTACCGTtactattatactacctaaacacaatccaatgtcaataaccatttgctttatcttgtaattttagtgatttagtatttttcaaacccgcaatgtattgcgtgcaaaactcgggtcaatgccttgcctacgacgtggcattgactccgagtgggctacttacgcaacgttcgttgacctctagcgtcagtcagatgttttatttgcattatgttgtgaaatttttcaaaatataggtttttttttcgcgttctttttgtggtatcatatcagtaatcatcggtaccacctgtcttcgtttttgccaacgttatggttacaccctgtatattttcCTTATTCCTTCTATCCTTCCTCGttcctaaaatcctttcttagcggatgcctacgtcataatagctatctgcatgccaaatttcagccccacccgtccagtagttagagcgttgcgttgatagatcagtcagtcaatcagtccccttttccttttccttttatatatttagatatcataaACCGGAAGTAATTATGTTACGCTAGGTTAATCGTTTAGGCACATAATTATTTGTTAACCCATATTTCCATTTATTTCATAATCCATGCCTAATATCAATGAAATATTCCATTGCTAATGAAAAACTTCAATACCTATGtgtttatactacctaaactaTAAGTAGGAAGATTGCAAGATTGAGTTTGTCTCACATAGCAAAAATCTTATTGTCACCCTGTTAGAAAGAGACAGTAGGTACGCCCTGTATACTATCTCGGTCGGCTCTCTTTCAGCTGCGAGTACTGGGTCCTGCTGGCTAGTGGCTGATATGTTATTCGTCTGTGGTGGCTGGTCACATAATTAAGAACACTGAACAAGGCTGAACAGtttattctttattctttaAATACTTAAGTAGAACACAGTGCTAATTTTTGTTATGAGTGCTGTACAAATGTAAATAATCTtgattaggtactttattaacataataatgggtaaaaataaaacttgtgATCAATCTACAAGGGAATTCATAATAAAACTTCGTGAGAAAAATTGGTCGTATAAAAAGATAGCTGATCATTTGCAATGCTCGAAAACAATGGTTTTCAATGCCGTGAAGCATTTCGACACTTACCAAACGACTTCAAATATTCCGCGCGTATCTAAACCGAGAAAAACATCTCGTCTAGATGATAGAAATATAGTTCTTCTGGCAAAACAAAATCCTTTGAAAGGGTCAAACGAGATAAGAAAAGAATATTTCGGTGAAAACAACACATCAGCGATCTCGGCACGCACTATTCGACGGCGATTGGTAGAAAATAAGTTACTTGAGTGCGGAAGGATAGAAAGTAAGGTAAGTACGTGCTTCCAGGTGGGTATTTAAACATTCCAATACACAGATCTGTGACTTGATTGTTCGAGCATGACAGTGATCCGAAGCATACTGCACGCACCTTTATGGAATTCCTCATAATAAAGTCAGTTTTTGTCTACGGCTAGCCAGCTCAGTGCAGATCTAGATTTctcttgcaaaatgtcaaatATTGATAGAGTcaatgtaattaaaaattgtggACATGTCATTAACTATAACCTAATTACATCACTACAATTATTAACATCCCCGTTGCACTATTACcttattttagtttaaatatTCTTTTTTCACATTCATGCTTAATTCATTTAATCTAAGTCTAATGATCTGATTCTCGATCCAGTTTTATATTCGTTCCTAATTATTTGTCCAGCTTTCACTCAACATTCTTCAACAACAGCTAACAttcttaattatattatgaccacaactgtaggtacctatattatatgtTTGCAGTATCTATATTtgtgtaactagcttatgctcgcgacttcgtccgcgtggattacgcTTTCAAACGCCtgtttcaccccgttaggggttgaattttcaaaaatcctttcttagtggatgcctactaGGAAACTGCCTAAAAAGGTATATAGTTAGTACCTATAAAAAATCGCAAGAAATCAATAATAATGGGGTTGGCAACGCATTACGTAACTGTCAAAGTGGCGCCAGCGTAGCTAGTTCCcaaaacgtagtgattacatactctttggttcCCAAAACACTGTCATTTTCTACTCTGGGTCAAACTCAGAGTTGATAGACTCATAGATCATAGTGGagtcttggacgatttaacctaaggacgcgcctcgcatgattattcccctctgtcaatagtaatggatttttaatccactgcgtttataaacactgtttacGGAaacgattttgtcattgtcagaatcgttttcgatgtgtgacgacgtcttacacgctgggtgaaaaatgcctgtttgtgccgttagtgagtgcaagaacaaatcaaacacatcaaatttacaaaaagatggaatttcatttcataagtaagtatttttggtgtaataaacgctttctataaattaaattacataaattattataataaaataacaatcgagaactttaccgattcagtaattgagtacgtaataattcggtagaaacgagtcacactcctcacgagactatattttgttttttctaaacaattgcaaccctcgacatatacaaattaggttaaaatttgaatacgcgtgaacagcatgaaattacgtagtagtacgatagtgattgcggttcgattatcgatatcgatgaaaacattttctttattattaacgactaaattaccgtcttcaagtcaagtaaagaatagttattattaattaccacaattttttcgctacctatacttgtaataaaactggtcgatttctgtgatttcacgtacttaatacatttaaaaaaaaattaaagcaacgcaattttagtgataggcgcgaaacggggtagggtgtctctgaactgggtaatatgtagctaaaaggtgtacctttctcaaggatgaggatcaggtaataatttatcataatcgttttatttttacagatttcctaaAGACGCCCACTTTAAAATGAAGTGGGCACAATTGTGCGATCGAAAACGTAGTTGGGAACCTACCCGCACAAGTACTATCTGTTCGGCGCACTTTGATTCGTCCCAATTTGAATGTTTGCCTAATAAACGTCGCAAATTAGTCTCTCATGCCATACCAACATTGCTTTTAGCAGATACCGTAAGTGTTTCCATATTATGTGTTTACATGTaaatttgaaacaatttttgagggtgtctgactgtctgtctttTTGTGTTACGCTTTAACAACCTACTATGATGAATAATtaacattttcactatcgaaattttaaatgaaaatttcgttatataaaaaaatacaaaagattaaaaatgatataaaataagtaaaaagtatgtgcatattttttaaataaatatttttcttatttttacgttgcattattagtttttgggataattacctattaagtgaggtgaatgtatgcaagaatacggtacgctgaccaaacactggttttaagtaattaaatacgagtaataaattcttacttctacttttgtttctgaaaaactatcgatatattttaaaatatcgatacggtagcatcgcaaatcaatttgactgtcttacactcgtaatgtctttgtatgttgatgtatataacatattagtgtgcgtaaaatgtagtagtgttgaagatttagatatgtgtgtgtcacaaaactttgttgagtgagtgtgtcaagttgtctatgtagtgtttcctcgtcccgcaccaaaagtgacagaaatttttattcgtaatattaggcgcgttacaagtccatgggttaaatcgtccaagagtGGAGTTGATTTTGAGCAAAAAGGATTTTGACGGAACGCGCGTAGGTTGTCCTTATTCGAATTTATTCTTGCCTTTTTCATGAGAATTCAGATTGgcgtgaataataataatcgtgcaatttaatttaattctgtGATAGTGATAATGGATAAATGTAGAACTATTGTGTCAAATCATGACCTCAAAGCAAGTCCGGtaactttgtctgcaaagcactcaCTATAAAATATTAGCGTAGGTTAATTGTTTAACGAATACGGAATATCAATGACTATTGGTTAATactagagtaattcgtgagttaaagTAGTGACTGAGCTATTAGATTGTATTTTGTGAATAACCCTTGTTATGCTAAGAACACAGTTCGATGTTTACGTTTAGTACCTACAGTGGGTAGATTATTATAGTGCCATCCGATACGGTTTATTTCTGTAGACGCTAGTAATTTAAAGTGAAATCTAAAtcctaatccatatccatacaaatattggaaatgcgaaagtgtgtctgtgtctgctagcctttcacggtccatctgttcaaccgattttgacgaaatttggtgggtacagcgatagcttgcatcccggggaaggacataggattaGTAAACctgtggagatgttacaaaaacaaaaaggtacagccaaatccatactaatattataaatgcgaaagtgtgtccgtctgtctgtctgctagcatttcacggcccatccgttcaatcgattttgacgaaattcggtacagatatagcttactaaggctactttttatcccggaaaatcaaagagttcccacaggatttttaaaaactgaaatccatgcggacgaagtcgcgggtatcatctagttctgCATATTCTTATACCTTACAGTTACACTCTTGacctaaattttttaattttaataattctctCATCATAGTTTGCGTCCAACCAAGCTGACAGTGCAGGCGCAACCGAGCAACCTTCCAAAACTGAAGAGCTGCAGTACCAACCTTCCACCTCCATGACTGAAGAGTTGCAGTACCAACCTTCCACTTCCATGGCTGAAGAGTTACAGTACCAACCTTCCATCTCCACGGCTGAAGAGTTGCAGCACCAACCTTTCAAATACTCCATGGTCAGTGGAAATGAtcttttttaattcagatacaagttggctcttgactgcaatctcacctggtggtaagtggtgataaaCGTTCTACacgtttggtttctacacggcatcgtaccggaacgctaaaccgcttggcgccatggctttgccggtagggtggtaactagccacggctgaagcctcccactagacctgACCAGgggtaatttagaaattataaaattccaaatttctctTGCCTGGAattgaacctgggacctcccactgataagaccacagcgctcccCACTGTGCCACATCATCACAtgttatggttccgtaccttaaaaggaaaaatggattTGTCgtagtatcacttcgttgtctctgtctgtctgttgtggaATGAATCAACCATCATATGAAGGAAtcaacctagtggttaggacgaccgctttctaatcggaggtcgggggttcgatcccgggcacgcacctctaacttttcggagttatgtgcgttttaattaatcaaatatcacttgctttaacggtgaacgaaaacatcgtgagaaaacctgcatgcctgagagttctccataatgttctcaaaggtgtgtgaagtctacctatccgcacatggccagcgtggtagactatggccaaaacccttctcactctgagaggagacccgtgctctgtagtgagccggtgatgggtttatcatgataatgtaataagtctacttgaattaaaaataaatatatatatatatatatattctattctattctaatagtaatttattgcattTTCAGAACGCGGCGTTACAACTACAAGAGGTCATATTAATAAAGGAAGAAATAACTGATGAAGAGAAGAAGCAGTGTCGTCTCTGCCTGAGCATCGGCAGGAGAATGAAGGAGTTGGGCGAATACGCGCATTTATATAGGAAACTGCTGGTTGAGAACAATTACCAGGTGAGTGGGAAAGGGACACTAGGGAAGCGCAATAAATAGAGATAGAAAGGagaatttgagcctcaatagctcaaccggtataggagtggactgaaaaccgaaaggtcgacggttcaaaccccgcccgttgcactattgtcgtacctactcctagcacaagcttgacgcttagttggagaggaaaggggaatattagtcatttaatctttcttctttcttaaatatataaaaggaaaaggcgactgactgactgactgatctatcaacgcacagctcaaactactggacggatcgggcttaaatttggcatgtagatagctattatgacgtaggcatcagctaagaaaggatttttgaaaattcaacccctaagagggtgaaataggggtttgaaatttgtgtagtccacacggacgaagtcgcgagcatgagctagtggttaatattctttaaaaaaaaattgattgagATTGATTGAGTTGTTTTTCAGAACACCACCATAGCAAGCTTCATGTACCAAATGTTGGCGTGTTGGGAATGCCACGCCGAGCTGCGCAGAGTCAAGCGTTTCCAGGACAGAGTGCGACGAGCTAACAACGTGTTCGAGACTAATCAGGTACAGTTCTatatatattagtctattttattagtatattggtattatacatattatttaatacatgtattagtggtttatgtattagtatgtatcagttatttgaatgtatgtttatagtatattacacaccacctgcaatctaattttccttatactttccaatcttcaaggttgcctggtagagatcgctaattagcgataaggccgccttttgtatcttccttctgtctgtgttttttattctttaatgtaatccttcttgtggttgtgcaaataaagtgtatttattattattatatattatttgctctcacgcccgtgtacaaaatagatacatataaaggccaaaaaagtttataatatacttacatacataaaaataaatagacctacataaacattacatacatacatatttgtaccgggcggaggattacaccccggcaggggagaccaaacggccgggggtcagggcgacaggtgaagaaatcggcggactatcctagccgagtccagcaagaccgctttttgcatcctggctgcgagcgaactgccacggaaccccagtcgcctcagatgttgagcgaggctgactgggatcaacccattcgcagatatgacgattgggatgatttcagtggactccacatgccacatgtcggaaacctcgtgagccagatcgagatatttgcgctttttctccgtctcagctctcacgaggttctcgtcatacggaatggtgatgtccaccaaaaacaccctcgactgtgcccggtccaccaccacgatgtcaggcttattcgctagaatagtcctgtccgtgatgatggaccggtcccaatagagccggactccgtcgctctcgagtaccggcaccggtgtgtacttgtaatacggcagcctctcatccaggagaccgcacttcagagcaagctcttggtgaaggattttggatgcttggttgtgtctgtgcagatactcagtgttggcaagcgctgagcatcccgaaagcacatgtctgagtgactcgccgggatggcgacaagctcgacagatgtcgtcgttattattattattattattagttcttgCAACTCACGAAGGTGAgagaactttacttgtggttacctCGAACACGCGGGCATTCCGAGTGCGGAGGCACACGATGAGTTGCGGCGGCAGTGCGACGCCgaagcggtgtcgctgcgtcgtcttctCATAGAAATatccctcaccatctgggtgtctggtgcacttcgaccgtccgctgtgccagatccttctttccacgcacgtgcaaactgtggaaccaactcccatcggcggtgttcccactttataacaacatggggttattcaaggggcagaccaacaaattccttgCTGTTGAGCTacaaaagaaaatgtaaaatgtcgcctttataatggggagtgctctgaagagctttttgacctcattccaccctcatttttctacagccgcaccgcgcgccaccgtaaggaatttcaccctcaccacctgggtgtctgatgcacttcaaccgtccgctgtgccagatcctttttttcacgcacgtgcaaactgtggaaccaactcccatcagcggtgttcccactagattataacatggggttattcaaggggcggaccaacaaattcctaaaaggccggcaacgcatgggcggctcctctggtgctgcaaatgttcatgggcggcagttATCACAAAGtcaagtacccttattataaatgcgaaagtgtgtttgttggtttgtccttcaatcacgtcgcaatggtgcaacggacagacgtgattttttgcctggatatagataaagacctggagagtgacataggctactttttatcccggaaaatgaaagagttcccacgggatttttaaaaaccctaattccacgcggacgaagtcgcgggcatcagctagtttacaataaatctgattgttttttttttcagaatcgaAACTGCGAAACCCTGTCCAACCTATCCACAATATTAATAGGCGAATACAAAAAATcggaggaagaagaagaagaaagtgaGAAACTAAGCAGAGTAGAGGAATGCGCTCAGGACATCAAGGAGGAGGCAGTGGAGGTGGAGGTAGAGGAGATCTCCTTGCCGGACCCTCTAGAGTTTAATCAAGAAGATAGGAGAGCTCGCTgggtaatgtttttatttttaactagcttatgctcgcgacttcatccgcgtggactacacaaatttcaaacccctatttcacccccttaggggttgaattttcaaaaatcctttcttagcgaatgcctacgtcacaatagctatctgcgcacaacagacggaaacgtttaagtgcggaaaccagcccagagcgaagctatctgcatgctaaatttcagcccgatccgtccagtagtttgagctgtgcgttgatagatcagtcagtcagtcaccttttccttttatatatttagactagatgatgcccgcgacgatttagagttttgaaaatcccgtggaactctttccgggataaaaagtagcctatgtcacactctCTCTCTTTATGTACTCATATGTCTTTATATTACAGGTTGAAAGAAACTTGGACATCCAAAATGAACCTAACAAAAGCGTACTAACGCAGAAAGTGATGAGACGT
Protein-coding regions in this window:
- the LOC117994968 gene encoding uncharacterized protein isoform X7 — its product is MYYRVRGSGFCPMRRGGRPLPRPSPQCRGDGALTWCRTRKQTAHRARFASNQADSAGATEQPSKTEELQYQPSTSMTEELQYQPSTSMAEELQYQPSISTAEELQHQPFKYSMNAALQLQEVILIKEEITDEEKKQCRLCLSIGRRMKELGEYAHLYRKLLVENNYQNTTIASFMYQMLACWECHAELRRVKRFQDRVRRANNVFETNQNRNCETLSNLSTILIGEYKKSEEEEEESEKLSRVEECAQDIKEEAVEVEVEEISLPDPLEFNQEDRRARWVERNLDIQNEPNKSVLTQKVMRRPKPEPKTAENVPKRVKLGQRVYSGPKRLKLDHSGPKTSKGQENDEIFTKETDPEAIFGKVQIEINELVKILEERRNIESFRNMTFKCDSCILGFTNHNRLLEHNRNFHNQEFGTSECAICERRFTDERRLSAHYRGHFAKFVCKLCNYECYTKTGRAIHFKRHKGVSQGDSVSLRQRHSDQGASASESSRGSCS
- the LOC117994968 gene encoding uncharacterized protein isoform X6 translates to MQRGKIGSVVSSSEILKFPKDAHFKMKWAQLCDRKRSWEPTRTSTICSAHFDSSQFECLPNKRRKLVSHAIPTLLLADTFASNQADSAGATEQPSKTEELQYQPSTSMTEELQYQPSTSMAEELQYQPSISTAEELQHQPFKYSMNAALQLQEVILIKEEITDEEKKQCRLCLSIGRRMKELGEYAHLYRKLLVENNYQNTTIASFMYQMLACWECHAELRRVKRFQDRVRRANNVFETNQNRNCETLSNLSTILIGEYKKSEEEEEESEKLSRVEECAQDIKEEAVEVEVEEISLPDPLEFNQEDRRARWVERNLDIQNEPNKSVLTQKVMRRPKPEPKTAENVPKRVKLGQRVYSGPKRLKLDHSGPKTSKGQENDEIFTKETDPEAIFGKVQIEINELVKILEERRNIESFRNMTFKCDSCILGFTNHNRLLEHNRNFHNQEFGTSECAICERRFTDERRLSAHYRGHFAKFVCKLCNYECYTKTGRAIHFKRHKGVSQGDSVSLRQRHSDQGASASESSRGSCS
- the LOC117994968 gene encoding uncharacterized protein isoform X8 → MRRGGRPLPRPSPQCRGDGALTWCRTRKQTAHRARFASNQADSAGATEQPSKTEELQYQPSTSMTEELQYQPSTSMAEELQYQPSISTAEELQHQPFKYSMNAALQLQEVILIKEEITDEEKKQCRLCLSIGRRMKELGEYAHLYRKLLVENNYQNTTIASFMYQMLACWECHAELRRVKRFQDRVRRANNVFETNQNRNCETLSNLSTILIGEYKKSEEEEEESEKLSRVEECAQDIKEEAVEVEVEEISLPDPLEFNQEDRRARWVERNLDIQNEPNKSVLTQKVMRRPKPEPKTAENVPKRVKLGQRVYSGPKRLKLDHSGPKTSKGQENDEIFTKETDPEAIFGKVQIEINELVKILEERRNIESFRNMTFKCDSCILGFTNHNRLLEHNRNFHNQEFGTSECAICERRFTDERRLSAHYRGHFAKFVCKLCNYECYTKTGRAIHFKRHKGVSQGDSVSLRQRHSDQGASASESSRGSCS
- the LOC117994968 gene encoding uncharacterized protein isoform X4; translated protein: MPNHCTVCFNSSRKRKDCAFFVYPRDKAKRHLWLRIVGRQDLIAKLDDAKSRQRHRICEFHFDSNCITKEKTKRRLTDNAIPMLNIPVSFIGASQRDLEREFASNQADSAGATEQPSKTEELQYQPSTSMTEELQYQPSTSMAEELQYQPSISTAEELQHQPFKYSMNAALQLQEVILIKEEITDEEKKQCRLCLSIGRRMKELGEYAHLYRKLLVENNYQNTTIASFMYQMLACWECHAELRRVKRFQDRVRRANNVFETNQNRNCETLSNLSTILIGEYKKSEEEEEESEKLSRVEECAQDIKEEAVEVEVEEISLPDPLEFNQEDRRARWVERNLDIQNEPNKSVLTQKVMRRPKPEPKTAENVPKRVKLGQRVYSGPKRLKLDHSGPKTSKGQENDEIFTKETDPEAIFGKVQIEINELVKILEERRNIESFRNMTFKCDSCILGFTNHNRLLEHNRNFHNQEFGTSECAICERRFTDERRLSAHYRGHFAKFVCKLCNYECYTKTGRAIHFKRHKGVSQGDSVSLRQRHSDQGASASESSRGSCS
- the LOC117994968 gene encoding uncharacterized protein isoform X9, producing the protein MTEELQYQPSTSMAEELQYQPSISTAEELQHQPFKYSMNAALQLQEVILIKEEITDEEKKQCRLCLSIGRRMKELGEYAHLYRKLLVENNYQNTTIASFMYQMLACWECHAELRRVKRFQDRVRRANNVFETNQNRNCETLSNLSTILIGEYKKSEEEEEESEKLSRVEECAQDIKEEAVEVEVEEISLPDPLEFNQEDRRARWVERNLDIQNEPNKSVLTQKVMRRPKPEPKTAENVPKRVKLGQRVYSGPKRLKLDHSGPKTSKGQENDEIFTKETDPEAIFGKVQIEINELVKILEERRNIESFRNMTFKCDSCILGFTNHNRLLEHNRNFHNQEFGTSECAICERRFTDERRLSAHYRGHFAKFVCKLCNYECYTKTGRAIHFKRHKGVSQGDSVSLRQRHSDQGASASESSRGSCS
- the LOC117994968 gene encoding uncharacterized protein isoform X5; translated protein: MPVCAVSECKNKSNTSNLQKDGISFHKFPKDAHFKMKWAQLCDRKRSWEPTRTSTICSAHFDSSQFECLPNKRRKLVSHAIPTLLLADTFASNQADSAGATEQPSKTEELQYQPSTSMTEELQYQPSTSMAEELQYQPSISTAEELQHQPFKYSMNAALQLQEVILIKEEITDEEKKQCRLCLSIGRRMKELGEYAHLYRKLLVENNYQNTTIASFMYQMLACWECHAELRRVKRFQDRVRRANNVFETNQNRNCETLSNLSTILIGEYKKSEEEEEESEKLSRVEECAQDIKEEAVEVEVEEISLPDPLEFNQEDRRARWVERNLDIQNEPNKSVLTQKVMRRPKPEPKTAENVPKRVKLGQRVYSGPKRLKLDHSGPKTSKGQENDEIFTKETDPEAIFGKVQIEINELVKILEERRNIESFRNMTFKCDSCILGFTNHNRLLEHNRNFHNQEFGTSECAICERRFTDERRLSAHYRGHFAKFVCKLCNYECYTKTGRAIHFKRHKGVSQGDSVSLRQRHSDQGASASESSRGSCS